From Neomonachus schauinslandi chromosome 4, ASM220157v2, whole genome shotgun sequence:
TtatgaaaatatagaaagaaaaaatcaacttATCTAGCTAATTTACATTGGACTGGATCTTCTTACTCTATGCTTCCATAccatctgaaaaataagaattaaactTGAAgagtaaattttcaaaaataactaGATCCACAAATACACATAATTAGAAGTGGCGCCTAATGCAACTTTGTAAAAGAACCAGTAAGGGATGAGGCAATTTCAAGATTAGGGAAGGGAGAATTctagacagaaagaagcagaacacacacacacacacacacacacacacacaactagaGGCAAGACAGTATGAAAATTGTTTGGTATGATTGAAGCCAGAAGTGTAAAGACAACAAGAGCAACGATAAAACTAGACAGATGAGAAAAGGCAAGCATAAGACAAATATGCATGCCATGCTATGGAGATTGGACCTTCTCTGGATGCAATGGGCGCCACTTAAAGGTTTTAATCAGTGAGATTTTTATGGTGTAAATATCATGTATGAAGTCCACAGGGCttggaaaagagaagggagaactGAGAGTAGAAAAGGGAGATCTATTAGGAGAGCCctgaagtaattaaaaaaaatgtttggtggTATTGGCAATgggaatgagaaaagcaaagattaaagaaattttaaattaatagaatcaacatgatttttaaaaaataaaatagatgctgTGGAGTGAGGAAGAAGACATATTCAATGATGATTTTAAGATTTATGGAATGGGAAATTAGACAAAACATCCTGATATTCACTGAGCTTTGGAAAATAGGATGATAAACAAGTTTTAGGGAGTGGGTGAAAGGGGGCAGCAATAGTATGTTTAGTGTAGAACATGTTGAGTTGAGGTGGCTGGGACTTCCACTTGATTGCCttcaagtctttcttttttctaagtctcCCTTATCCTTGGATGATCTTATCACCATTGATGAATTAAGTTACTGCTGGGATACTGATGGCTCCTAGATCTATATCCCAGCCAGAGTTGCTGTCTTGAATTTCAGATTCTATGTCTATTCCCTATTTAGCTTTATACATTTAaactctaaacctcagtttcctcatctgtgaacaGGAATACTAAAATCTCCTTATGGGATTATTTTGATGGTAAATGAACTAAAGCATGCAAAGTGACTGGGACCAAAGTAAGTGCATAATAAATATTGGTGTATCCAGAATTGTCCTAATTAATCCCTACAAGTCTTCTCTTTTAGAGTTCTTCAATCCTCCAGTGAACCCAAAGTGAGAGTCTGACTCTCTGTCTTCACAAAGAAAGTAAATTCTTATGCTTAGGAACTTACTTCACCTCTTCTGGCCTCTTCATATCTTGGTGTTCtgcataaaataattattcagaaAATAATGGACTTATTCTTAAAGTAAGCATCACAAACAATTCTAGCAACTGCAGCACACTAACAGACTTTGGCTCACTAAAATATAAGTATGCAGTTTGGAAATTTTAATCTGTGTGTGTGGAACTCCAGTAATTTCTAGAGTAGCTTCAAAGTTTCCACAAAACGCAGAAGAAACCTCTCTCTCTAACACACACCCGCACATGCGCACGCCTCTGTTTGGGAAGCCTCATTatcatttttgtctgttttttttttttttttaatttgggattCCATGgagattttatttgaataaaaagtTCCAGAacatattcaacattttatttaataaaaaagttccacaagtagaaaaaagaaaaatttggaaaccaCTATAAGAACATTTGCATCTCTTTTCTGGAATGAACATTATGGGATTATTTGCACTTAATTTTTGAGATTCCAGAGGTAGCTTGGTTTACCAATAAATTTCCAGATCAAAATTTATGCTCTAGAAATCTTATTCCTCAACATGTATTGCTGCTCTTTCTGTCAATGCCCCAGGACAGGTAGGTGTGAAATGGCAGGATTTGGCCCAGCTGGCTGTGGGCCACTTCACTACACTTAAAACTACTTTAGGTCCTTGAGAGATATAGTCACTTGACTGTAAACATGCTGCATAAGGAGCGCATATTCAGGGATATCAAATTTATCATCTCCTACCTAAGAGAATGGAaaactcatgaatatttattttttaccttggATTACCATGAAAAATCATATTACTTACatgagaaacaaagcaaaaatacaattttactatttccttcattGAATTATGAGTAAGAAATGATCCAGCACGATAAATGAATCGTTACATCACCTTCTAAAtctaaaaagttttatttaacgAACACATCCACATTGAATAAAATCAGTTCGGGGAAAATTAGTTGCTTGCTAATTAGTAGGAAATAACAATACATGTTTGGACAATATATCCAGCAGAAGTTCGATGCAAACTTCAGCTCCATGTCCCCTGACTTACGCTCTCTCATAAATTCTGGTAGAAGTGACGCCTTTCATGACACATTCCTAGACACCCAAAGAAATTTCTTGATCAATCACGGGACTAAAccatgagttatttattttctctaatgttGGGAAGGAAACAGTagttatttgggaaaatattcGTTCTGAGATCCTATATACACCTGCTATTGTAGTAAGTGAGGGAGATATGAAGACCGAGAAAACACAAGTCTTCCCCTCAAGGAACTTTACAATTTATAGGGTGAGTGAGAAATATAACCGGAAATGCATCCCACAACATGGTGTGTGCTGAGAGCAGTCATGGAATGCTTCTTGGGGGACGGCACGCCTCGACTGAACTTAAAAGCATGAAGGGCAATTGCCAGAGCGAAACCGTAATCCCAGTGGGATCACCCTGTTCGTTCTACGTAAGCCAGCATGACTGTTTCTTTAGGTAGAATAGTGCCTATAAGATGACCTAGCAGTAGAGTCTAGAATTAAGCACCTAGAAGAGACTCACCACCGGTTTGTCATCCACTCGTTTTCTCTTTATGGTGGTTGATTTTCCTTCCCACTTCTGCACCTGTACCAGGACTCCTCCATCTAAGGTTATGATGCTCTGGGAGCATAGTAAGAAATGATTACCATTGGTATAcggcagaggaaaataaaataaaaaacacatcaCCTTTAAATGAAGGAATATTTTGAGGTCCTTAGTCCCTCAAAATTGTAAGGCTATATTACAACCAAAATAAGTTGAAAACAATAGCATACAAAGAATACATTCTGATCAGAAAATGATACAAAAACACACACTTGAAATAATACCGTAAAAAATATAGGTAACAGATTTACATTGAGATGACAGTCTTATaggtgatttttctccttttttgcgTCAGCTCTTTCCTAAACATTCTCTTACAttgttatgttattttaattcactTCAGATAATCTATATGTTGTATGACAAATAAATTGtgttaatcacttttttttaaaagaataaagacaacTTTATAGAAAGGAGAAGATTCACTAACTAAATATCAAAGGCAACATGGTTTAAACCTAGGGAATCAGGGATCTTTGACCTGTGATAGACTAGTTCCCCTCCTTTTATACAAAACGGCTTCTTCTAGGCAGCAGTCTTTTAGAAACCATGCTTTTATTCTGCTCCAATTCCTCCTTCCTCACCTTGGCTTTTCTGTCATCTGCAGTAACTTCATCAAATTCCTGGCCCAGTTTGAAGGAaatctcagtatttttaaaggtGCTTTCTGATTTAATGGTGATCATATCCCCATTCACACTGATGGTCATGTTGGGTTTGGCCATGCCAGCCATTTTCCTGGTGGCAAAGCCCACTCCTAcagttgggaaaagaaaaaaaaaaagtcaagtccaCAATTTTCCTTCACGTCTTTAACGAAGTCAGAACtgcagtgtatgtgtgtgtttgtatgtgtatagGTGGGTTATTGTGTAGAGGTGGGGGTGTGTGCATAAGAGGAAAAAGACACCAGTGAGTTTCTTAAAAGCCTCATAGGACAGCTACTGCAGATAAGTAAAGCAGGCTAATATTCAAAGAAACCCATGGCACGATTAAGTGTAGGTCAACCTGAATTTCTTCTTCCGGGTTTCAGATACAACTCCACAGGAGACACATTgttaattttgaaaaagtttaagTCTTctgaaatatgtgtgtgtgtatatatatatatatatatatatatatatagtcactgCACTCTCTAACTGGCCATCTCAACCATTGGGGTAGCAACCATCATTTTGCTCAACTCATGAAGCACTTGGGTCATCTTGACCTTtcctttttagaaaacaaaaatccatagTCAAAGACAGAATTCtcaagaggatttttaaaatgaatacagagttactccatttaaaaataatctgtttgGGTGTACAAAAGTCACATTTCATGGCATTTGCTGCCAAGTCctattttcttggcttttccaAATTACTATGAAATGACAATTTTGATTAATTTCTCCAAAAGGCAAATATGAAAAGAATCACTCTTTTAGTAGGTTTAGAATTCAATACTTTGATTCTCAATCAATTCAGCTGCAAAcccctcttttaaaaaaggaactttttTCTTATGTAAGTAAGGTAAGGGATGAACAATTTACAACTCAATGTGGACAGTGGGAACTTGCTGTCACTGCATATGTTATACAGAATTTATGACAGTCGTAGATGTGTTGAATTTCTTAACGTATGTACATAAACCTAAGCTACTTCTCTTACTAAAGACTACTTATCTATACCAAAGGTTAGGTAGAGGgggtaagagggagaaaaatactGTACAAAACAAGTGATGCTAAGGCTCTTACTTAGCTACCTGTCTGAAAAATGGCTGCAGGTGGAAAGATATCTGGCTTTATCAAGTCCTGGCTCTGTTACAAAATATAACTACACATACGTGGAGTGAGTCAGCATAATGAATGGATGCAACATTAAGTATAATTCCAGAATGGCTGACCTTGGGAAAAATCACATTCTCCACGGTCCTTCTTTGACTGATGAAAGTAATACCTGCTAACTGATTGATCATCAGTTAGAGCAACTAATTTCAGGAGATATCTTATTGTCCTTCATTATCCCcagtgctttataattttaaaacacagtggtataagaatttaaatataaatgttaaaagtataaaatgttcCCCCAAATCAACAGCAAAATAGCCTCAAGTCCTGACATTTCTGTATCAGCACACACCAATTAGTTTATTGAATCATGGTTAGTTGATATTCTAGAAAGTTGGGTCTCTTATGCTGAAGTCCCTAAATTCCCTCCTGTCTATAAACAAGGAAAATAGTGGTACTTACTggcaaggaaaatatatatacactatatgaCTTAGGGAAAGGTGAAGtcttgagatagggagattaaATCCTAACCCCTGTAAACCTCCCCCCCTCAAGTTGCCACCCCTGGATACAACCTTATCGTGCATAGGGGTGTGAGGAGAAGGCCTTTCAAGGTAGAAGCTGTCTGAGTGAAAACCAGCGTCCGTACCCGCTTGATTCACCACAGTAATTATCCAGGGAACATTCACATAACACACTGGCAATATTAGCAGAATCTAAAAGCCTAAAAGCCTCCATTATCAAGGAGGAGGTGTGTTATGGATATAACATTGTCCTTTTGACTTGATAATCCTATGGCATCCCACGTAATTCCTAGTCAAAGAAATATTTAACCCCTTAAGACAACgtattttctgaaattaagatTTTGGCTCCCATAAAACAACCACTTTTTAACAGATTGAcagtgagaaaatgaaataattaatatatgtttactttaaaaatcacattaaaaagagaaatatagtgTGCTTTCAGCTTCAAATAGAAATTATTGAACACTAGGAAATAAatatcatcttatttattttatatgcaaGAGGGAATGAAAGAGAAACAGGCAAAGAGCCAAGTAAAACAAAGATACCCCAGTTTAGCAGTgaaataaaatcttgtcatttctgTGGACCATAAAAATTCCAGTTAGACCCTTTTTCATATTGGCTCACCTGTAAGAAACATTAGTTGTGACTTTGGTCTAGAATGTTTCTACAAACAAATAATTCTCACTTGCTACTTCTATAGCCTCTGTATGGAAAGCAGCATTTCCTATCTGGCCAATACTTCCAGAATGAAAAGCAGCCATAAGCCCCTTTTCCCCCAGAGAAAAAGTTATAAATCCAGTCACCCCACAATGGAGTTTCTTACCCACTTCTTTCATGTAATCATCAAAGTTTTCACTGGAGGTAAGTTTCCAGGTACCCACAAAGGCATCACACATTTTATGAGCTTTCTAGGATTATCTTCAAGATGAGAAAAAGAGCTGTAGCTGTCAGGAAGGTGCtatgaccttctttttttttttattttttttaagattttttttatttatttttttgagagagggagagagcaggagaggggggagggtcagagggagaaacagactccctgccgagcagggagcccgatgcgggactcgatcccgggactccaggatcatgacctgagccgaaggcagtcgcttaaccaactgagccacccaggcaccctgctatgACCTTCTTGAGTCCAGATAACTTCCCTTTAAAGATACCCAGATCATGTGATCTTAGGAATAACCAATTGGGGACGGTATCAGATCATTTCCTTCATTACCAGCCTCTGCAATTTTTCCTCTGAGTCATGTTTTTAATAGAAATCTCTCAACTTTGGTTCTCCCTGGCAAATGGTCATTTGACTtagagtaaaaattatttttcagcattcacaaaatattttcaacattcttATTTTGAGTTTAATGCTCAGTGCATTGAATTTGTACCTATTATTTCCATACATATTTATCCCAGTGTAGAGTAGGTTAATTATCCCGGGATGAACTTTGACCTCCTTCTCTAGAGTTTCTATTAAAATTACAGTTATGTGGTTCTCTTGAATTAAGGAACCTAAGAATTATCTTACAGATTCTTCAGTAATTGCGAAGGCTATTTGGGACAGCGCTATCTTGGGAATTACTTGCCAATTAAAACGAAATAAATAATGGCATCTTAAAATACCTCAGATTTCTCATTTCAAATGTTTGGCAtgagtgaaaaagaaattatccaTCAGGAATCtgtcaatttaattaataatgaCTTAATTTCACTCTTTCCACCCCGTAAATGAGAGCATAGTATTTATTTCCATAGTATTGgggccttaaaaaaaataggcccCCTTCCAAAATATGCTCCTCATGCTGAGAAAATTCAGCCAGTTCCTGAACTATGTTATGAGCTCAAAATTTATCCAGCTCTAAATGGTGTTGCTTTACTTGAAAATGATCAGAAGTGGTGGGTGTCCACACGctatcaaaattttatttccttcttttacacAGAGAATAATTCATGAGATTACTTTTCTAAAGTATTCCTGTCTTTCAATCTCCTCCTACACCATCAGAATGATGGAAGGTGTTCATATGTGCATCAAACTACCATGCACATACCcagattttagaaaagaaaaaagaaataaaaatattgcgTCATGATGAATCACTACACTGTGTACCCTGCTGAGTAGTAGTTGCCGCACATGCCATTGATTCACAGACCCATGTAAGTATCCGGAGGGCTTCCCAGAAATGTTTGAGGCAGAGGATTCTATAAAGGACAGGTTTTTCTGTAGGCAAACAAGTTGCTATAAAGGCCTGATAAAGTCATATTACAATAGTAAGTTTTAattgttgcatttttttaatggcacGGTAATAATGTTCATCCGCTCTGGACTGTTGCATAGATACACGGACTGTGGGTGATGTACCATTCTGGGTAGACTTGCTATTAAAAATTCATCTGTTTCCCAttgaacaagtaaataaaaatgatcaacCTTAATACAGTGATAACTTGACAATGTTCTCAATTAATAatggtttgcttttttgttttggcttggttttgggttatcttttttaaagattttcttaagagaagttttaggtttacaacaaaattgagaggaaggtacaaagATTTCTCATgtaccctctgcccccacacattCACAGCCTCTCCcatgatcaacatcactcacattttttaccaaggatgaacctacactgacacataataatcacccaaagtctatagtttatgTTAGGATTCACTTTTGATGTTGTATATTCTGTGTGTTTGGACaaagtataatgacatgtatccatcattataatatcatagagTATTTTCAAAGCCCTAAGAATTCTCTaggctctgcctattcatctcctTCCCACATCCCTAAGCCCCCAGTCTGTGCAAGCACTGtaatttttactgtctccatcattctgccttttccagaatatagtTGTGTATGTGgacttttcagattggtttcttttacttagtaatatgcatttaagtttcctccatgcaTTTAAGTCTTCTCATGGCTTCATAACTCATTTCTCATtaatgctgaaaaatattcctttgtctAGACATACTATAGTTTACgacattcacctactgaaggacattttgattgtttccaaGATTTGGCaattacgaataaagctgctatacacATCCACATGCAGGTTcttgtgtagacataagttttcaactcctttaggTAACTACCAAGGAGCATGATATAGTAAGAGTAGGTTTCATTTTGt
This genomic window contains:
- the FABP4 gene encoding fatty acid-binding protein, adipocyte; amino-acid sequence: MCDAFVGTWKLTSSENFDDYMKEVGVGFATRKMAGMAKPNMTISVNGDMITIKSESTFKNTEISFKLGQEFDEVTADDRKAKSIITLDGGVLVQVQKWEGKSTTIKRKRVDDKPVECVMKGVTSTRIYERA